A part of Streptomyces sp. NBC_01210 genomic DNA contains:
- a CDS encoding PaaX family transcriptional regulator, whose translation MAEQHTPRSLIVTLYGAYGRERSGPLPVAELIRLLAVLDVDAPSVRSSVSRLKRRGLLIPERTADGAAGYALSADARQLLDDGDRRIYTRHSPSLSDGWVLAVFSVPEAERHKRHLLRSRLARLGFGSAAPGVWIAPSRLYEETRHTLRRLQLDPYVELFRGEHLGFAPTAEAVARWWDLAAIAKQHEEFLDLHGPVLRSWEARDEVPAQDAYRDYLSALDSWRRLPYVDPGLPVELLPQGWPGGRSAEVFARLHALLRDAGAAFVQP comes from the coding sequence GTGGCCGAGCAGCACACCCCCCGCTCCCTGATCGTCACCCTGTACGGCGCGTACGGACGCGAACGGTCGGGGCCTCTCCCCGTGGCCGAACTCATCCGTCTGCTGGCAGTCCTCGACGTCGACGCCCCGTCGGTACGTTCCTCGGTCTCCCGGCTCAAACGCCGCGGCCTGCTGATCCCCGAGCGCACCGCGGACGGGGCCGCCGGTTACGCGCTCTCGGCGGATGCGCGCCAGCTGCTCGACGACGGGGACCGGCGTATCTACACCCGGCACTCCCCCTCACTGTCCGACGGCTGGGTGCTCGCCGTCTTCTCGGTGCCGGAGGCCGAGCGCCACAAGCGCCATCTGCTGCGTTCCCGGCTGGCACGGCTCGGCTTCGGGTCGGCGGCGCCCGGTGTCTGGATCGCGCCGTCGCGGCTGTACGAGGAGACCCGGCACACGCTGCGGCGGCTCCAGCTCGACCCGTATGTCGAGCTGTTCCGCGGCGAGCACCTCGGCTTCGCGCCCACGGCGGAGGCGGTGGCGCGCTGGTGGGATCTGGCGGCGATCGCCAAGCAGCACGAGGAGTTCCTGGATCTGCACGGGCCGGTGCTGCGGTCGTGGGAGGCGCGCGACGAGGTGCCTGCCCAGGACGCGTACCGGGACTATCTGTCGGCGCTGGACTCCTGGCGGCGGCTTCCGTACGTGGATCCGGGCCTGCCGGTCGAGCTGCTGCCGCAGGGCTGGCCGGGCGGACGGTCGGCGGAGGTCTTCGCCCGGCTGCACGCGCTGCTGCGGGACGCGGGCGCGGCGTTCGTGCAACCGTGA